The nucleotide sequence CAAACGGCAGGCGAATACTTTGATGACTCTGTTATTACAACGGCCGTAAAAAGCAACATATTGGGCGAAAAGGGTCTTTCTTCACTAAGCATCAATGTGGAGACAAAGGACGGAGTCGTTACACTCTCTGGAAAAATAGATACCGCAGCGCATTCAGACCTTGCAGTGCGCATGGCAAAAAAAGTCAATGGCGTTAATGGGGTTGTGAACAATTTGATTGTTGATGCCGCCGCACACCAGTCAGTTGGTGAGTATGTTGATGATGCTTCAATCACTGCGGCCGTTAAAGCAAATATTCTTAAAGAAAAGGGACTTTCAACGCTAAATATCAGTGTTGAAACAAAGGACAATGTTGTGACCCTTTCGGGAAAAACTGATTCGCCGGAGCACTCCAGGTTGGCCGCCCGTGTTGCAAAGCGTGTGAATGGGGTCAAAGCTGTTGTAAACAAGCTTAAAGAATAAATATGCAATGTTTTGCCAAAGCAAAAAGCAAGCATATTTATAAGTGTCAACACCGTTTCTGAGCAACGCCTTGCATAAACTCTTTTTGTAGATGAACGTTGCGTTATACGTGAAATTGTAAAGGCAGTTCGTAGTAATTATTATTGCAACAACAAGGGAATAGCTATGAACTGCCATATTAAAACTATTGTTTTAGCGATATTTATTTTTGCAAGCAATATATGTTTTGCATCAGAACCAGACAATGTTGACAATACAGAATCGCAAAAGAGCACTTTTGTACTCTATTACGAAAATGATTTATTTTACCATCACGATGGGTACTATACCAATGCAGTTAAATTTAGAGTGATATCAAAGCCGCTAAATACGCTTACAAAAAATGGAATTTTTCCGGATACGTTTGACTCAGTAATGGAAAAATTTGAAAAGTCACAAAATACACAATTTACACAGTACAATATTTCAGCAGGTGCTGGGCAGTCAATTTATACACCCAAAGATACCACGATCCGCGATCTTCAAGAAGATGATCGCCCATACGCCGGGTATCTTTACAGTTTTCTGGCCCTGCACGCCAAGCAGATTCAGATGATGGACACCTTTGAGATTACAGCGGGCGTGGTGGGGCCAAGCGCCCTGGCCGAATA is from Desulfovibrio desulfuricans and encodes:
- a CDS encoding BON domain-containing protein, with amino-acid sequence MKNLCADLFVALIFTLGLAFAMSTMQDASAASNDLPQTAGEYFDDSVITTAVKSNILGEKGLSSLSINVETKDGVVTLSGKIDTAAHSDLAVRMAKKVNGVNGVVNNLIVDAAAHQSVGEYVDDASITAAVKANILKEKGLSTLNISVETKDNVVTLSGKTDSPEHSRLAARVAKRVNGVKAVVNKLKE